A stretch of bacterium DNA encodes these proteins:
- a CDS encoding RnfABCDGE type electron transport complex subunit A: MGEYLWIFISALLINNFTLANFLGICPFLGVSNKIETAFRMGLANIFVMLITAICAWALNTYVLVYAPYLRLISFIVVIASTVQFLEMVIKKLSPELFRALGIYLPLITTNCAILGIALFQTSKEYGLVQALFYALGGGGGMTLALVIMAGIREETRIMDIPKTLQGTALSLIIAGILSMAFMGFAGLFSSN, from the coding sequence ATGGGCGAATACCTCTGGATATTTATTTCGGCGCTGCTGATCAATAATTTTACTTTGGCCAATTTTCTCGGCATTTGCCCGTTTCTCGGCGTGTCTAATAAAATTGAGACGGCATTCCGTATGGGTTTGGCCAATATTTTTGTAATGCTCATTACGGCGATTTGCGCATGGGCTCTTAATACCTATGTACTTGTGTATGCGCCGTATTTGCGGCTCATCAGTTTTATCGTGGTGATTGCCAGCACCGTGCAGTTTTTGGAAATGGTTATCAAAAAACTAAGCCCGGAACTTTTTCGTGCGCTCGGCATTTATCTTCCGCTGATCACGACCAATTGTGCGATTCTCGGCATTGCGTTATTCCAGACGTCCAAAGAATACGGATTGGTGCAAGCGTTGTTTTATGCGCTCGGCGGTGGCGGCGGCATGACGCTCGCTCTGGTGATTATGGCCGGTATTCGTGAAGAAACACGCATTATGGATATTCCTAAAACACTGCAGGGTACGGCGCTCAGTTTGATTATTGCCGGTATTTTATCCATGGCGTTTATGGGATTCGCCGGATTATTCAGCTCAAATTAA
- a CDS encoding electron transport complex subunit E → MNAIEKSGRATHELIKGLWKENPTFVAVLGMCPTLAVTNSAINGLAMGLATTFVLVGSCLLVSMLRHWIPKQVRITTFIVIIATFVTAVDQSLEAFFPKIHKELGAFIALIVVNCIILGRQEAFSYKNPPWLAVMDALGMGLGFLGALMTLSCIREVLGNGSLFGVSLFGDAFEPWVIMILPPGGFLLLGSLLVVINWIKFGRQTAKV, encoded by the coding sequence ATGAACGCGATTGAAAAAAGCGGACGCGCAACACACGAATTGATCAAAGGCCTGTGGAAAGAAAATCCGACATTTGTTGCCGTACTGGGCATGTGCCCTACCCTCGCCGTTACCAATTCGGCGATCAACGGACTGGCTATGGGACTGGCCACTACATTTGTTCTTGTAGGCTCATGCCTTTTGGTGTCCATGTTGCGTCATTGGATACCTAAACAAGTACGCATCACGACTTTTATTGTGATCATCGCCACATTTGTGACGGCAGTTGATCAATCGCTCGAAGCTTTTTTCCCTAAAATTCATAAAGAACTTGGCGCGTTCATCGCCTTGATTGTGGTTAACTGCATCATACTCGGGCGGCAGGAAGCTTTTTCATACAAAAATCCGCCGTGGCTTGCCGTAATGGATGCACTCGGTATGGGACTCGGCTTTCTCGGCGCATTGATGACGCTTTCATGCATCCGTGAGGTTTTAGGCAATGGTTCGCTTTTTGGCGTATCACTTTTCGGTGACGCGTTCGAACCGTGGGTTATTATGATATTACCGCCGGGCGGGTTTTTATTGCTCGGCTCGCTGTTGGTTGTGATCAATTGGATCAAGTTTGGCCGTCAAACGGCGAAAGTGTAG
- the rsxC gene encoding electron transport complex subunit RsxC, with product MENMSSRLTFRHGIHPEAYKDQTADLAIERMPFVEEYAVPVAQHAGAPSVPLVQKGQHVTRGDVIARPDAFVSVAQHAPVTGTVTGIELGEHPNGLLVYSIRIKADPYSAQTVPQRPPLDWKNMGHKEFIAAVQSAGLVGLGGAGFPAHVKFSIPEGKTCTTIIANGCECEPFLTSDHRIMVEFAADLVHGLTILRHFVPAQRVVIGVEDNKPDAIAALQEEIKKQNCDYEVVALRVKYPQGAEKMLIKAVLGTEVPSGKLPLDVGALVSNVGTLVALAQYFENAVPLIERVVTVTGPAIRKPANLMVPIGTPIRHLIDWCGGVTQDAVRILLGGPMMGIAQKTLDVPVTKGISGVLVLTDNEVQELSTYQCIKCGRCIDVCPMFLNPSLMGLLSRKDLYDELEEQHVMDCFECASCSFVCPSGIPLVQSFRVAKNAIRERKAKASSKPNPN from the coding sequence ATGGAAAACATGTCGTCACGATTGACGTTTCGCCACGGGATTCATCCCGAAGCTTATAAAGATCAGACCGCCGATCTTGCGATCGAACGCATGCCCTTCGTTGAAGAATACGCCGTTCCGGTTGCGCAGCATGCGGGCGCACCGTCGGTGCCGCTTGTACAAAAAGGCCAACACGTCACGCGCGGCGATGTGATCGCGAGGCCGGATGCTTTCGTATCCGTAGCGCAGCACGCGCCCGTCACGGGTACCGTCACGGGTATCGAACTCGGCGAGCATCCCAACGGATTGCTGGTGTACTCTATTCGTATCAAAGCCGATCCGTACAGCGCACAGACCGTACCGCAGCGACCACCGCTGGATTGGAAAAATATGGGGCACAAAGAATTTATCGCCGCTGTACAGAGCGCCGGTTTGGTAGGCCTTGGCGGCGCCGGATTTCCCGCGCATGTGAAGTTTTCCATCCCCGAAGGAAAAACCTGTACGACGATCATTGCCAATGGCTGCGAATGCGAACCTTTTCTTACATCCGATCATCGCATCATGGTAGAGTTTGCGGCCGACTTGGTCCATGGTCTCACGATACTCAGACATTTTGTTCCCGCACAGCGGGTCGTAATCGGCGTGGAAGATAACAAACCGGATGCGATCGCAGCGTTGCAAGAAGAAATCAAAAAACAAAATTGCGATTATGAAGTGGTAGCGCTCCGGGTCAAATATCCTCAGGGCGCAGAAAAAATGTTGATCAAAGCGGTACTGGGAACGGAAGTGCCGTCGGGCAAATTACCGCTGGATGTCGGCGCACTTGTGTCCAATGTCGGTACGTTGGTAGCACTGGCGCAATATTTTGAAAATGCCGTACCGCTGATTGAGCGCGTAGTGACCGTGACCGGTCCGGCTATTCGCAAACCGGCTAACCTTATGGTGCCGATCGGTACACCGATTCGCCATCTGATCGATTGGTGCGGCGGCGTTACGCAAGATGCCGTTCGAATTTTGCTCGGCGGGCCGATGATGGGCATCGCGCAAAAAACGTTGGATGTACCCGTAACCAAAGGCATTTCGGGCGTACTTGTCCTGACAGATAACGAAGTGCAGGAACTTTCCACATACCAATGTATCAAGTGCGGGCGCTGCATAGATGTGTGCCCGATGTTTCTCAATCCTTCCCTCATGGGGCTGCTCTCACGTAAAGATTTGTATGATGAACTGGAAGAACAGCACGTGATGGATTGTTTTGAATGCGCGTCGTGTTCGTTTGTCTGTCCTTCGGGAATTCCTTTAGTACAGAGTTTTCGGGTTGCCAAAAATGCTATACGTGAAAGAAAGGCGAAAGCGTCATCGAAACCCAATCCAAATTAA
- a CDS encoding RnfABCDGE type electron transport complex subunit G encodes MEHQHIPATPVAPQEAEPSSLILILTLAVAGFFSGLILVVAYFSTLPIIEQNKEEALQEAIYRVVPGCRSYEVLVLKNDRLEKAQGEEAKKGDRIFLGYDEKKSVVGFAIPASEPGFADVIKIIYGYQADGKIIVGFEVLENKETPGLGDKIIKDKNFVANFKALSVEPEIEAAKTGKKTKPNQVETITGATISSKAVIRALQKAMTRWQTAIDDYMQQNNLTYNPKQP; translated from the coding sequence ATGGAACATCAACATATACCCGCAACACCCGTAGCGCCGCAAGAAGCCGAACCCAGCTCATTGATTTTGATCCTGACGCTGGCCGTGGCCGGATTTTTTTCAGGACTGATTTTAGTGGTCGCTTATTTTTCGACGCTGCCGATCATCGAGCAGAATAAGGAAGAAGCGCTGCAGGAAGCCATCTATCGCGTCGTACCGGGTTGCCGCAGTTATGAAGTATTGGTTTTAAAAAACGACCGTCTTGAAAAAGCGCAGGGCGAAGAAGCCAAAAAGGGCGATCGTATATTTCTCGGGTACGATGAAAAAAAATCGGTCGTCGGTTTTGCGATCCCTGCATCGGAACCCGGTTTTGCGGATGTGATCAAAATCATTTACGGGTATCAGGCCGACGGAAAAATCATCGTCGGATTTGAAGTGCTCGAAAATAAAGAAACGCCCGGGCTCGGCGATAAAATCATCAAAGACAAAAACTTCGTCGCCAATTTTAAAGCGCTGTCGGTCGAACCGGAGATCGAGGCCGCAAAGACCGGAAAAAAAACCAAACCCAATCAGGTCGAAACGATCACCGGCGCGACCATATCGTCGAAAGCTGTTATTCGTGCTTTACAAAAGGCCATGACACGATGGCAAACCGCCATTGATGATTACATGCAGCAGAACAATCTTACTTATAATCCGAAACAACCATGA
- a CDS encoding RnfABCDGE type electron transport complex subunit D, protein METQSKLTLSTSPFLHDEATTPWIMRQVIYALVPVAAAAYYFFGLSVILLSVAAVSGCMFAEWLLSGSNPRHQSLFDGSALLTGLLLALTLPPGFPMWMAFLGGLIAIMIGKYIWGGLGQNIFNPALVGRAFLQAAFPTAITTWSVPDGRYFSARGTNLAWPFFHGEPLDAISSATPLSSMKFQHEATELSQLMLGHTSGSLGETCGVIILLAGVYLAYRKIFNWHIPVSIMTATVVLSGILYIVNPVLYPSPMHMLFSGGLMLGAVFMATDPVTSPMTVRGMWIFGSGIGILVVLIRIFGGLPEGVMYAILLMNAVTPLINRVTRHRVYGTK, encoded by the coding sequence ATCGAAACCCAATCCAAATTAACACTATCCACGTCGCCGTTTTTGCATGACGAAGCGACGACGCCTTGGATCATGCGTCAAGTGATTTACGCTTTGGTGCCGGTCGCGGCAGCCGCGTATTATTTTTTCGGACTGAGTGTGATTTTACTGTCGGTTGCCGCCGTGAGCGGATGCATGTTTGCCGAATGGCTTTTGTCCGGATCGAATCCGCGTCACCAATCGCTCTTCGACGGCAGTGCTTTATTGACCGGACTTTTGCTGGCATTGACCTTACCGCCGGGCTTTCCGATGTGGATGGCATTTCTCGGCGGACTGATCGCGATCATGATCGGTAAGTATATATGGGGCGGGCTCGGACAAAATATTTTTAATCCTGCATTGGTAGGCCGTGCTTTTCTGCAAGCCGCATTTCCCACGGCGATCACGACGTGGTCGGTGCCGGACGGACGATATTTTTCCGCGCGGGGTACTAATCTGGCATGGCCTTTTTTTCACGGCGAACCGTTAGATGCAATCTCCAGCGCCACACCCCTTTCGAGTATGAAGTTTCAGCACGAAGCCACCGAATTATCACAGCTTATGCTGGGCCATACCTCCGGGTCGCTTGGCGAAACCTGCGGCGTGATTATACTTTTAGCCGGCGTATATCTGGCCTATCGAAAAATTTTCAATTGGCACATCCCGGTTTCTATCATGACTGCTACCGTCGTACTGTCGGGTATATTATATATCGTCAACCCGGTTTTATATCCTTCACCGATGCACATGCTTTTCTCCGGCGGTTTGATGCTGGGCGCCGTCTTTATGGCCACCGACCCTGTGACGTCGCCTATGACAGTGCGCGGCATGTGGATTTTCGGAAGCGGAATCGGAATTTTAGTAGTTCTCATCCGCATCTTCGGCGGTTTACCGGAGGGCGTGATGTATGCCATATTGCTGATGAATGCCGTAACGCCGTTGATCAACCGCGTTACGCGCCATCGCGTTTACGGAACGAAATAA